The genomic interval TACTGCGGGAGGGGTCCAAGAGGTTCTTGCACCCCTCTGTGCTGTGGCTGGCACAGGGGCCAAGTGGGAGAGAGGCGGGTGTAAGGGCTGGGAGTGCTTTCTGGCCCTGCTGGGTCTGGAGGTGGTGGTTTATAGGTGACAGCTCAGGGATGTTGGCTGCAGTGTCCACTTGCACCACTGTAATAAACTGAACACTGCTTTCACGtctggcatcccacatgggagaTGCCAAAGGTGGATTTGTTTTTCACTTATTCACATCCTTTCCTGGCCTATCCCTTCCCAGGCTTGGCTGTCacctctgctcctctctcctgcagccccaggtgaAGGGCCTTGCAGGCAGGGTTCATCTCCCCTCCAAGAAACACAGAttaattacaaaattaattttaaaaatgaagcttCAATTGGTTTAGTTTTAATCGAATGTCATGGTGGGGTTGGGAGGGATGTGGGAAGCCTGTGAGGCCCCAATAGGTGCCCACATGGGGTGACTTGCAGCTGTGTGcccctgtcccagtccctgagcTGCCACCTGGTCCACCCGCAGCAGGAATATTACAGGGATGGGTGTGGGGAGAGGCCGAGGGGAGAAGCCTTGGTAGGATGAAACGTTTCGGTGCAGGCAAGTAATAAACAATTGTCCCTGTGGTCTATTTATAGAGGCTGAGTGCAGGATTAGTTGTAGGGTTATttttggagcagctgaaggcagTTGCTGGACGGCGCTTCTGAGCTAATCAAGCAAACATTTTCTGTCTCGCCTGTGCACAGGCTGTGTGTTCCCTGGCCCCCTCCAGTGAGCCTGAAACCTGGGCTGGAGTGCCAACCCCCCCCAGTGTGATGGTGTTGTCTCGGGCATCCTTGGATACTGTCCTTCTGCCCTGGCTCAATTTGTACCCCAAGCAGTTGCCTGACCCCTCCCTGAGCAcctgggggaaatggggagcagcagctgtacCCCGAGTTGGCTGGGGGTGACACCCCCTCCTGTACACACAGCACTGACCTTgtgccaccccagcagtgatgTGTCCATGGAGACACAGCAACCACGGGCATCCTTGGTCCTGCAGCTGGTGGGTCCCCGTCCCGCAGCTGTCCCGTCCTCACCAGCGCTTCCCCATCCCCTTTGCTCAGAGCCTTCCTGACCTCTGTCCCTCCCCACAAGCCAGGCTGCACGGCAGGCCGTGCATTTGTGAGAACTTGCCTTCCCACCTCCTccatcatttttttccccccaactttttcttttctccttttcaagCCCCAAAGGTCACTTGTAGCCCCGTCCCCTCCCATTGAGCCTcgctgcagctctgggctctccCCACCAGCCCCGGCTGGGGACCTGAGCAAACAGGGCCGGGTTAACCAGTGCAGCTGTATGCTAATGACTGCTGCCCGCTTAACTCTCCTCGCTGAGTAAAGTCAACCCCACTATTGTACCCAGCTCCTCAAACAAGCCACAAAACCCCAGCGCGTTCCCGGGGCCGGCTGCGGGGTGGCACCCAATTTCCAGCTCACTTGTAATTCATCATCCCCAGCGCTCCATCGTCCCccctctgctgcctcctgcctttCCCCCCCCAAGcccttttgtctttcttccttTGCCCTTTTGTGCACGTCTGGTTTTTAATAGCGCTTGGCAGCTGGTTGTGGTTTCTCTCCTCCAGCTTTGTTTGCTGCCCGCTGATTGATGGCGATGCCTTTCCCACCcccctgctctctcctcctgcttttcgtccttccccaaatcccaggcccagagcagcccctccAGTCCTCCTTCCTGGGTGACATATGCCAGGAATTAGCTGTGTAAATAGAGGAgtgcagccaggcaggcagcTCAGGGGCCTGGGGAGGAGGTCAGGTGCTGCCTGGCACCGTGGGATtgtgctgggatggggcagtggGGAACCATCTCCTCCTCGGGGCTGGCAAGTGGCACTCACAGGCACCAGGGTCTCAGCCCCCTTGGGTAGGacacaggagcagagaggagtCCAGGAGGTGTTGTGCAAGTGGCCAAGGACAGCCACGTGCTGTTGACACAGGTGGGGACGCGGCTGGGAGTCGGCGCCATGGGCAAACACACCTGCCTGGGCGGCAGCTCTGGCATCCGCGGCCACGCGCGCCGGCTCAAGCCTGAAATCCCTGCTCAGATCAGGCCGCGCTCTGCACCTGCTCCCCTCCATGCCCCCGCCtcaccctgtgctggggacagcccctgtggcccccaaaatctccctgccagctgctcccCGTGCAAAAGGCAAGAGGATGGGGATGCTCCGTGCGGGGGCTGGGGTTTGCTCCCAAGGCGAGCTCAGCACCCTTCTTGGTCCAAAGCTGGGTGTGTTGTGTGGGTGCCCGGCTCTCCGGTGCCACTTGGGGTTTTGACAAGGGGGAAGAAGTCAGCACCACCCTCCTGGAGGAACTGATCCCAGGGGTGCTGTGTCACATCCAGAGCCACATGGTCTCAGCCCCTCGGTCCTCAGAGGTGCCTCGTCTTCTCTTTCAGACCTTCATCTTCACTGacggggaggatgaggagctgaaGAAGCAAGCACGTGAGTCTGTGGCTCTTGTCCCTTTGTGTGTGTGACCTGGCCAGGTCCCCTGAAAGGTCTCCCACCTGTGGAGCATGGTTGGCATGGGGCCTGTCCCAGGAACTCTGAAAAAGCCCTTGCCACAGTAACCTGGGTTGGGAATGACACAATTTATTTCCCTGATAATGCTTAGAGCACCCACTGCTTAAAGTACCCATCTGGGGACAGGTTTACTCCCCAGTCAGCCCAGCCTATGCCCTGCATGATGCTGCTGGGGGTCACAGTAACAGGGTGGGGTGCCTTTGCACCACTTTGTCCCTGGGGTGAGCTGGGATTGATGGCAACGCAGACAGAGTTTCATGGGAGCATTTTCTGGGCTGGGGTCAGCGTGGTCTATTCTCCCCATGCAAATGACTCCTTCTCAGGCTGGGAAGTGATTGCCTTTGAGCTGGGcaagcaaaacagggcaggattTTTGCTACCATGtcctggggatgctcagggctCACAGACACCCCTTCACCTCCAGGGTGGCTGGTGCACCCTGGGCAAGGTGATGTGGGGTGGCATCATGCTTAAAACATGGATATGGCTGATCTATGGTGCATCTGCTGCATCCACATTCCTTATtcatcccttcccttctctcacATAGACACAAAAGACATTGCCCCAAAAATTCATCATTTGCCCAAAACAACATAGCATGTGGGTCACTAAGCATTGGGATCATCCATGAGTTTCCACCCTCTGGCACACCTGGGATGTGTGTGGTGAAGTGTCACCGTTTGAGTGCGTGGGGATGTGTGGAATGCACCAGTGCTGGGTTTTGaccccccttttttccccgcAGGAAATGTCATCAACACCAACTGCTCGGCTGCCCACAGCCGCCAGGCCCTGTCCTGCAAGATGGCCGTGGAGTACGACAAGTTCATCGAGTCTGGCAGAAAGTAAGtggtgcccagggctgctgtgggccATGACAGGGCTGAAGGGGGTGCAAACAGAGACCATTTGTGGTTATGGGGTTGTACCTCAGTgtggggcctggggagctgcccGGGTTGggtgtgacactgctgtcactgcaggtgGTTCTGCCACGTGGACGATGACAACTACGTGAACGTGCGGATGCTGGTGAAGCTGCTCTCCAGCTACCCCCACACACAGGACATCTACATCGGGAAGCCCAGCCTGGACCGGCCCATCCAGGCTACGGAGAGGATCAGCGAGAACAAGATGGTGAGGGTGGGGAGAGTTTGGGGATTGTTTCATTTGTGCTGGGTGGAGAAGGAGCTGTTGTCTCACTGCGTTGGTTCCCCTCTCTCGCAGCATCCTGTGCATTTCTGGTTTGCCACGGGTGGAGCAGGGTTCTGTATCAGCCGGGGGCTGGCACTGAAGATGAGCCCTTGGGCCAGGTAAGAGCATTGGCATTGCTCTTCATGGGGACTCCTCATGgtccccagggcacagagaggTGAAGGGTGCTGGGCCATGTCCCACAGCCTTTCTCTCCTTGCCTTTCTGGGGGTGTCTGCAGGGAGTTTGGAAACAAGCTGGGAAGGGCTTCATTTCCTCCAAACTGGCTTTTAATCAGAGCTGGGCACCCACTGGCCAACCCCAGAATCCTGCAGGGTGCCCACATCCCCTGGGCTTTgctcctctgcagcccctcTCTGTCTCCCCGCAGTGGGGGTCACTTCATGAGCACTGCAGAGAAGATCCGCCTGCCCGACGACTGCACCATCGGCTACATCATCGAGTCCGTGCTGGGCGTGAAGCTCATCCGGAGCAACCTCTTCCACTCCCACCTGGAGAACCTCCACCAGGTGCCCAAGTCGGAGATCCACAAACAGGTACCCCAAGTTGTCACCTACAAATTGGGCATCACGGCTGATCTATTGATTGATGTGTGACCAAAACAGCGGAGGGGAAAAACCGCATCAGCCCATCCCTGTGGGATGATGTGAGGCGTCACTGGAGGCTTTGGGGGAAGTGGGGGTGAATTTTGCAgctcccctttcctctgcttgaTCATTATGGCCACATCAGCCACTTCACCCCTCTGTGCTTGCCCTCCAGGTGACACTGAGCTACGGCATGTTCGAAAACAAGCGCAACTCCATCCACATGAAGGGAGCCTTCTCTGTCGAGGAGGACCCATCCAGGTGAGatgggggtccctgtcccccccaaaCCGGGCTGCCTTGGGGCCGCCACCGCCCCG from Poecile atricapillus isolate bPoeAtr1 chromosome 14, bPoeAtr1.hap1, whole genome shotgun sequence carries:
- the LFNG gene encoding beta-1,3-N-acetylglucosaminyltransferase lunatic fringe; the encoded protein is MLKSCGRKLLLSLVGSMFTCLLVLMVEPPGRPGLARGEAGGAQRALQSLGAAAAVAPPAAQGPPGLRSFADYFGRLSRARRELPPAPPSPPRPPAEDISPRDVFIAVKTTKKFHKARLELLLDTWISRNRDMTFIFTDGEDEELKKQARNVINTNCSAAHSRQALSCKMAVEYDKFIESGRKWFCHVDDDNYVNVRMLVKLLSSYPHTQDIYIGKPSLDRPIQATERISENKMHPVHFWFATGGAGFCISRGLALKMSPWASGGHFMSTAEKIRLPDDCTIGYIIESVLGVKLIRSNLFHSHLENLHQVPKSEIHKQVTLSYGMFENKRNSIHMKGAFSVEEDPSRFRSVHCLLYPDTPWCPTNMVY